The segment GAATTTTTGATGATCGATACTGCCGGGATGAGAAAGCGCGGCAAGGTCTATGAAAACACTGAGAAATACAGTGTGATGCGGGCGATGCGGGCGATCGAACGCTCTGACGTGGTCTTGATGGTCCTTAATGGTGAGGAAGGCATCCGCGAACAAGATAAAAAAATCGCCGGCTATGCCCACGAAGCAGGTCGCGGTATCGTGATCGTCATCAACAAATGGGACCTAGTGAAAAAAGAGACCAATACATTGAGAGACTTTGAAAAAGAGATCCGGGAAGAATTCCAATATCTGGATTATGCACCGATCATTTTTGTCTCAGCAGAAACCAAACAACGCTTGAACAAATTGCCTGAATTGATCGAAGAAGTCAGTGCCAACCAAAACATGCGGATCCCATCAGCATTGCTGAATGATGTCATTATGGATGCAGTGGCGATCAATCCGACACCGACAGACAAAGGCAAACGTTTGAAGATTTTCTATGCCACACAAGTAGCGGTCAAACCACCGACATTTGTTATTTTTGTGAATGAAGAAGAGCTGATGCACTTCTCTTATGCACGCTTTTTGGAAAACCAGATCCGTAAAGCATTTACCTTTGAAGGAACACCGATCAAGATCATTCCTCGCAGAAGAAAGTAAAAGATTTTAGCATAATCAGACGCTTTTTTCAAAGAAAAACTGTTTTTTTCAAGAAAACGTCTTTTTGTAGGGAAAATGGCGACAAAAGCGTGAATTTCCTTGATATTACAAGGTTCTTGTGATAACGTTATATCAGAATATTGATGGTTATCAATATTTATCACAAAAGTTTGGACCACTCAAATTTTTGTGATGTGGTGTTAAACATCATAACCCTTTTTGAGGAGGTGAAATCATCCATGGCAAACAAAGCAGAATTAATCGAAAAAGTTGCAGCAGCTACTGACTTAACTAAGAAAGACGCAACTGCAGCAGTTGACGCAGTATTTTCAACAATCCAAGATGCTTTAGCTAAAGGTGAAAAAGTTCAATTGATCGGTTTTGGTAACTTTGAAGTTCGCTCTCGTGCAGAACGCAAAGGTCGTAACCCACAAACTGGTGAAGAAATCAAAATCCCTGCAAGCAAAGTACCTGCGTTCAAACCAGGTAAAGCATTGAAGGACGCTGTAAAATAATTCAGCAAATAGATCGTTGTAGCTTAATGCTGCAGCGGTTTTTTTATTTTGTCATCAACTTATGGCAACACACCAGAAAAACTATTATCGCTATCAAAAGCCTCAAAGCATTCAGCCATGAAATCTTTTATAAAGAGTAGACGATTCCTAATAAAGGGATTGTCTTTTTTTATGGGAATAGGTATGCTGATAATGTGAAAACGATTTATTACTTCTATGAAATTATAGAAGGAAAAAATGAAATGAGGCGAGAAAATAATGCAATATAAATTTCCAGATGGTTTTTGGTGGGGATCTGCGGCAAGCGGTCCGCAAACAGAAGGTCGTGTCCCAGGAGACGGCAAAGGTGAGAATATCTTTGATTACTGGTATGAAAAAGAACCTGAAAAGTTTTTTGACCATGTGGGTCCTAATAAGGCTTCACAAGTCTATACGAAGTACAAAGAAGATGTCCAATTGATGAAACAGACCGGACACAATACATTTCGGACATCGATTCAATGGAGCCGGCTGATTCCTGAGGGTACCGGTGAAGTCAATCCTAAAGCTGTGGAATTTTATCGTGACTATTTTCAAGAATTGTTAGATAACGGGATCGAACCGTTCATCAATCTTTATCATTTTGATATGCCGATGTCCTTACAAAATGAAGGCGGTTGGCTGAACCGCAAAACGGTGGAAGCCTACGAAAAATATGCCGAAACTTGTTTTGAACTATTCGGTGATCAAGTCAAAACATGGTTTACACACAATGAGCCGATCGTACCGGTGGAAGCAGGCTATTTATACAAACTGCATTATCCTGAAGAAGCGAATATGAAACATGCGGTCCAAGTCGGCTATCATGAAGCCTTAGCTTCTGCACTTGCTGTTAGAGCTTACCACAAGTCGCAAAACGGCAAGATCGGGATCATCTTAAATCTGACGCCCAGCTATCCAAGAGATATTGAAAACCCAGGTGATGTGAAGGCGGCAAAAATCGCCGACTTGTTTTTCAATCGTTCCTTTTTAGATTCAGCGGTAAAAGGCGAGTTTCCTAAAGAATTGATCGAATTGTTAAAAGAAGCAGATCTTTTGCCGGAAACCCAGGAAGGTGATCTGCAGATCATTAAAGATAATACCATCGATCTTTTAGGGATCAATTACTATCAGCCTCGCAGAATCAAAGATAAAGAAACACCAAAAGCAGAAAACGGTCCAATGCCGGAAGATTACTTTGATGTCTATGAAATGCCAGGAAGAAAGATGAATCCGTATCGCGGTTGGGAAATCTACGAAAAAGGGATCTATGATATCCTGATCAATGTGCGGGACAATTACGGCAACATTCCTTGCTTCATTTCAGAAAACGGCATGGGAGTAGAAAACGAGGGGCGTTTTATCCAAGAAGATGGAATGATCCATGATGATTATCGGATCGAATTTGTGGCAGAGCATCTCAAATTTGTACACCAAGCGATCCAAGAAGGCGCTGATTGCTTAGGGTATCATATGTGGACCTGCATGGACAACTGGTCGTGGACAAACGCTTATAAAAACCGCTACGGCTTTATTTCAGTGGATCTGGCTGAAGACGGCAAACGCACCATTAAAAAGTCTGGGCATTGGTTTAAACAGCTGGCAGACACCAATACGCTGACTGATAAAACAGAATAAAAAGAGACCGGCAATAAAGTCTTCTAAAGTCAGAACTTTAAAAGAGCTTTATCGCCGGTCTTATTACTATCTAATTAGAATGATTATTCAGCTACAGTTACGTCGCCGCTAACTGATGCGCCGTCTTCTTCAAGTTTAGCAGAATCTTTGTATTCTTGTTTGTCAAAAGTGATGTTACCTTCAACTTTTGCGCCATTCAATACAAATCCGTTTGCTTTTACTTCGATGTCGCCTTTAACAGTTCCGTGAACGATGTTGAAGTTTTCTGATTCAACAACGATTTTTGGTACAGTTACTGTATATTCAGCTGTTACGTTGCGGTCTGCATCTTGTGAATACAAAGCAAATTTGCGGTAGATATCAGCAGAAGCATCGCCTTTATCGTGGAATTCTCCGGCAACAGTCAAGTCTTTATCAAATGTTACGTCAGCTGTTGCTGCAACGATCCAGTTACCGTCTGCACTAAGCGCTTTTTCAAGCACGCTAGCGTCATTGCTTACAGATGCTGTTGATGTAACTTCAACTGTAGATGAAGCTTCTGTTGAAGCTGCAGTTGATGATGATGCGCTTGATGAATTAGTATCCTTGTCTGCGCCACAAGCTGACAATACACCACCGGTTGCCAACAATGCTGCAGCGAACGTTACGACTTTCACGAATTTCATAAAAAAATCTCCCCTAAAATAAAGTTATTATTTAATACATACTAGATGATAAGGGTTTTAGTATGATACGTCAACCAAAAATACTCAGTTGAAGTTTGTGAAATAAACAACGGAAATAAGTGTTTGAGTTGAAATTATTCCATTTGCTTGTGATTAAGCGAGGAAAAAAGAAAAAAATTTTTATTTTTTTTAATCATTTTTTAGCAAAGAAACAGATTGATTGCTAAAAACAGAGGTTCGTGTTATTCTTTTAAAACGTAAAGATTACACTTTATATTTGAAAATTGCGCAATGCTCATTGATAGATAACCTGGCAGATTTCTAAGAAGATAAGAAGAATAAGAAGAATAAGAAGAATGAAAGGAATTTTATATGGCTAAAAAATCTAAAATCGTTAAAGCCCAAAAACAACAAGCCTTGATTGAAAAATATGCAGACTTGCGTTACGAATTGAAACAAAAAGGCGATTATGAAGCCTTAGCAAAATTACCAAAGGACGCTAACCCTAATCGCTTGAAAAATCGTGATTTGATTGATGGACGTCCCCGCGGTTACATGCGTAAATTCGGCATGTCTCGGATCAATTTCCGTAAACTGGCCCATGAAGGGAAAATCCCTGGTGTGACAAAAGCCAGCTGGTAATCAAAGTTTGACATAATTTTTTTCCAAACAACTATATCCGAACGATAACCCGTTGCTTTTCTAATGCAGGGGAATATCGTTCGGGTATTTTGTTTGGTATAAATCTGTGTCCTACGCTTACTTATCTGCAAATACATTTAGTTCTTTTGTCTTTGGTGATAAACTAAAGTAGAGAGGAGGGGCAGGATGAATATTCAATTTCAAAAGGATCAGCTGACTTCTACCGTCGTCTATGGCGAACCATTGGCAAGTGCTGTACCAAAAGAGCTTCTTCAAGGAAAACATGTTCTGATCATTACCAATCAGCGTTATTATGATCGTTTTTTTGAAAAAATCAGTCGTGTGATGGATGCTGGAACAGATCTGGATTGGTATATTGTCAGCAATCAGCTGTATTGCAACAATTTGACAGAAATGATGGATATATTGGATTTTTTTGAAAAATTTCCTAAAAATAAAGAGTATCTTATGATAGCTTTTGGAAATGAGGGTGTGATCCAGCTTTCAGGATTTTTACAAAAAAATACGGTGCTGAATGCTGCTCTTTGGGCGATCCCGGTTTCTGTTCGCGCTCTGACAAAAAGTATGGTCTTTCAGCAAAAAATCGTCAGAAACAGCAATGCGGCAGTTTTGCAAATAGAAAATATTCCTCAAAAAACGATCTATGATCAAATCATCGCTGAAGGTCAAGTCGACGGGAAGTTAGTGGACTTTTTAATGTTTATCCAATGCGGACTGGTTTGTGATCATCTTTTTTTGAAGAACCTTTATAAAAATTTTCCCACTAAAAAACAGGTGCTGACTCGTTCATTTACCGCATTGCTGAAAGATCTTACCGACTACTACCAAAAACAAGGAAGCCAGATCCAGCAGTTCGGTGCGCTTTTTGAACAAGCATTTTATGAAACTGAGAATGGACATCTGCTTTCTTCCGATATGAAACGGTTATTGGGAATCTTGTTCCATTTGATTTGGAGCAGCAGCGAGCAGCCGTTTCCTTTCCATTTGCAGAATTTTATGGCGTGGCTTTTAAGTTTAGGGTATCCGATCAAAGTCCCTCAACAGCTATCGCTTAGTGAATATAGCGAAAACGTGGTAAAATTAAGTAAGAGCTCGCAAGCACCGCAGCTTCTTACAGCTATTGGCCGCTTAGGAGAAAACACTATACCTTCAGAATCTGCATTGATTGCTATGATGCAGACATACCAACAAATTATAAATGAGATTTGAGGAAAATAATGGACACAACTTACAGTCAACAAATGTTAACCGCACTTGCAAACGAAGACTTAGCATCCGCACAACTGGCTTTCAATCAGGCGCTAGTCAATGATCAGCCGGAAGATTTGACGGATCTGGGCAGTCAATTGATGCAGTTAGGATTTTTAGAAGAAGCACAACAGATTTTTGAAAATCTATTAGAAAAATTTCCCGAAAACGCAGAGTTGCAATTGTCGTTAGCGGAAATCGCCATCGAAAACGATCAAATCGATACAGCATTTGATTACATCGAAAGCGTAGATAAAAACAGCGAGTTTTATCCGGAAGCGTTACTGCTTTCAGCTGATCTGTACCAAGTATTGGGCATTCCTGAAGTCAGTGAAGCCAAACTGAATGAAGCAGCGAAAATTTTGCCGGATGAACCATTGATCCAGTTTGCTTTAGCAGAATTGTATTTTAATTCAGATCGTTTTTCAGATGCTGCGACACTTTATCAGTTATTGTTGAACGCAGGCGTACAGGAATTAGCCGGTGTTTCTTTAGAAGAACGCTTAGGAAGTGCGCTGAGTTTAGAAGGAAAATTCGAGGATGCGGTCACTCATTTGGAACGGGCTCTGAAAGAAGAAGTGACAGATGATCGTTTGTTCCAGACTGCTTTTGTTTATTTGCAATTGAAAGAGAATCAGCAAGCGATCAATTATCTGCAACAATTGCGTGCGCTGAATCCTCAATATCAATCGCTGTATCTTTATTTGGCACAAGCGCTGCAAGAAGAGGAATTATTGGAAGAAGCCCAAGAAACTATCGAAGAAGGAATCAAAGAAAATCCATTCCAAGTAGACTTTTATCAATTCGCTTCAGAAAACGCCTATCGTCTTCATGATGAAGACAAGGCGGAAGAATTTTTACTGAAAGCATTGGAAACTGGCGAAAAAACGGATGAAACCCGTTTGATGCTCAGCAATCTGTATCTGAAAGCCGAGCGTTTCGAAGACGTGATCACAACCATCGAAAAAATGGAGAATCCAGATGATGCCTTCGCACAATGGAATCTGGCTCATGCTTATAATGAATTAGAAGATTTTACAGAGGCGGCTGTTCATTATGAACAGGCAAATCTCTCGTTGCATCATGAACCGGAATTTATGAAAGAATATGGGATCTTTTTACGTGAAGAAGGACGTTTAGAAGAGGCGCTCTCTTTATTGACGCATTACTTGAGTCATGAACCAGGTGATTTGGAGGTGCAATCAATCATTGATGCCTTAACAGAAAGATAGGTGATGACGATGTCTGTAGATGTAAAAGAAAAGAAGGATTTTTTAAATTGGTTTGTTTCGAACGTTTCTTTCAGTCGAAGAGAAGTTTCATGGATCCTTAATTATCTTGCAAATCATGAGTCGATCCTGCAAAATGTGCACTTTATTGAAGGTGCAAAGGCAACGGAAAGGGGACTTCAAATCTGCGACTTGACTTGCAGCGGCGAACCATTGTCTTTGCAGATCAAGAACCAACTATTTCATGATAGTGATCAGATTTTTCATGAGATCCGTTTAAACTGGAAGGAACCGTTGTATATCGAATGCTTGTTCAAGAATTCATGGGATCAGCCGTTATATTTGTCAGTATTGGAAGACAATCCTTATTTACGTTGGAATGACACGATCAGTGATGAGTTGATAGAACAAATCGAGACCTATTTGGAAAAAGAAAGAGTCGAAGCCCGTATCCATCTGCTTTACCAACAGATTGATGCCGCGTTGGAGGCTGGCGACAAATCCGCTTTCTTTGAACTATCAGATGAAGTCAATCGCGAATTGCTCAAATTGCAAAAACCGCAGCGCAACGTTTCAAAATTTTTGGAAGAAGATACAAAAAATTGAGTAAAAACAAGAGACCGAAAACATTTTCCGCTGAAAGCCTTATAGGCTCGCGAGGATTTGTTCTCGGTCTCTTATTTTTTTATTCGGTTATTTTTGGTTGTTTTCTTTTCAGCAGACGGCTTCGTGGTTTCATGTAGGTGAACCCTTCGCCTTCTACTTCATGGACATTGATGATGGAAACGAAGGCACGTTCATCATATTCATGGACGATCCGTTTGACTTCAGAGATCTCGCTGGCACTGACCACCATGTAGATGATGTTCTTATCTGTACCTGAGTAGGCACCTTCGCCTTTGATATAACTGACACCTCGCTGCAATTCCACCATCAAAGCAGGCGTCAGCATATCTGTGTGATCGGAAATGATCAAGACACCTTTTGCGGAATAGCCGCCGTCTAAAATCGTATCGACGATCCGGGAAAAGACGTAAGAGAAAATCAATGTGTACATCATTCGTTTCAAATCGATATAAGTCAATGAGGCAGTCAAGACGAAAATATCGAAGATCAATAATGAACGCCCCATCGAGATACCGTATTTTTGTTCCAATATCCGCGCTAATACATCACTGCCGCCTGTGGTACCGCCCACCCGATAAATGATCCCGCTGCCGAAACCGGCAAACAGTCCGGCAAGCAGCGCCGCGATCAACAGATCATGATCAATATCGATCGCAAAAGAGATATGCTGCCAGAAAAAAAGCCAGCCTGAAAGAGCTACCGTACCGATGATCGTATAGACAAACGAACGCCGACCCAAAATTTTACCCCCCAGCAAAACAATGGGGATATTCAAGACCAAAGTACTCAGGGCCGGGTTGATCCCAAACAACGCGCGAAAAATCAGCGTGATCCCAGTTACCCCGCCTTCTGCTAATTGATTGGGAATATTGAAATAAATCAGACCAAACGCATAGATGAATGTCCCTAGCAAAATGATCAGTGTATCTTTGATGATTTTAGAATAATTCATGTATATATCCTCCAATTATAACTATCGTAGTTTTAATGTAGCACGAAAAAATTTTCTGCACAATTATTCATGGCTAGGAAAAATCCGCTTCTTTTGTTAAGATAAAGGAAGCAGAGGTGAAGAAATTGACAGAAAAACGTTCCTTGCAATCAATGCAAAAAGAAGTCGACGCATATATCCAACAATTCAAAGCCGGCTATTTCAGCCCTCTGGCTCAGATGGCGCGTTTGACAGAAGAGGTGGGCGAGTTGGCTCGCGAAGTCAACCACGCATATGGAGAAAAGGCTAAAAAATCTTCTGAGGCCTCTAAAACAGTCGCCGAAGAATTAGGAGATGTCTTGTTTGTAACATTGATCATGGCAAATTCCTTAGATATCGATCTTACAGAAGTATTTGAAGAAAACATGGAAAAATTTAATCATCGGGATCGCTATCGTTTTGAACGCAAAGATGGAAAAACCGAAGAAATGGAAAAAAATCAATGAAATTAGAGAAACTACCAATCGAATTTACCAAGGCGCTTCCAGTCGTTGCGCAAATCGAAGCAGCTGGTTTTGAAGCTTATTTTGTCGGCGGCAGTGTCCGAGATGTATTACTGGGTCAACCGATCCATGACGTAGATATCGCTACCAGCGCTTTTCCGGCTGAAATCAAACAGATATTTCCCCGAACGATCGATGTAGGGATCGAACACGGGACGGTGCTGGTTTTAGAAGGAGAAGAAAGTTACGAGATTACCACATTTCGAACTGAGTCTACCTATCAAGATTTTCGTCGTCCAGACCATGTGGAATTCGTGCGTTCTTTAGAGGAGGATCTGAAACGGCGGGATTTCACCATCAATGCGTTTGCATTGAAAGAAGACGGTGAGATCATCGACTTATTCGGCGGGCTCGTTGATTTAAAAGATAAGATCCTGCGAGCTGTGGGAAATCCCCATGAACGATTCCACGAAGACGCATTGCGAATGATGCGGGGATTGCGATTCATCAGCTATTTAGGATTTCAGATGGAACAAGAAACATTCGACGCGATTTGCGAGAATCATGAATTGCTTGAGAAAATCTCTGTCGAACGGATCTTCATCGAATTCAACAAATTATTATTAGGAAATTATCGTATAGAAGCGATCAAATCATTCGTAGAAACAGAATGCTATCAATATTGTCCCGGACTCCGAGACAAAGGAGCAGAGCTGTTAAATTTTGCAGATCTGCCGGCTAAAAAGATCCCATCTGAAGCACAAGCATGGGCATTGTTGGCCGACCAGCTGCGATTGCAGACCACTGATCTCCGTTCATTTTTGAAAAAATGGAAAGCATCTAACGAATTGATCGCAGAAACAAGGGCTATTTTTCAAGGGTTGCAATGGCGCAAAGAACATCCTTGGCAGCCGCTGGAAATCTATCAGCTGGCAGAGTACGCGATAAAAGCAGAAGAGCTGATGTTTTATTACGACAGAAAACCAGATACCGAAACAGTCCAATCAATGATAGCCGCATTACCCATCCATTCTCTGAAAGAGTTGGCGATCAATGGACATGATTTGATGGAAACATTCAAGATGAAACCTGGAAAATGGTTGAAGGATGTCTTGGAGCAATGCGAAAAAGCGGTGATTTTACGACAAATCGAAAATAGCAAATCTGTTTTATTAGACTACGCAAAAAGTTATTTGGAGGAAAATCAATGAAGCCGACAAAAACCTTTACAGTAAGTCCAGAACTGACTGCGCAAGCGGTCGGTTCCGGCGGACTAGATGTATTAGCGACACCCGCGTTAGTGACAATGATCGAAAATACGTGCTATAATTACCTAGAAGAACTTCTGCGAGCGGAAGAAACCAGCGTCGGTATCCAAATCGACCTAAAGCACATCTATCCATCAAAGATCGGTTCTAAAATCGAAGTCGTGCTCCAAGAAATCAAAGAAGATGAAAAAAGTATCTCCTTTGAGTTTGAAGCATTCGATGGTGAGCAAAAAATCGCGTTTGGCACTCATCGCAGGGCAGTCGTCGTTTCTCAGAAGTTTTTATCGAAACTCTTATAATGTAAGCACTCTCGAAACTAGATTTTGAGTGTGCTGCACTACAACGGTTAAAAAAAAGAAGTGAGGAGAAGGTAAAATGGCAAGAACTATGCAAGCGTTAAAATTTTATTTTAGAAACGGAGAAACATGGACGATCGACCGTCGTTATATCGGCGATCTATGGATCAAACAAATCACAACAAGCTTTGGCCGGATCAATGGCAGCGATTTTGTAGAAATCCATCCATGTGCTGGATTCAAAATCGAAATTTTCCAAGAAGGCGATCATGTAGCAACACATGATATCAATCTTGGCGGTCTAGAATTAGGCATGTTCTCACGGGCATTGAAATACGAAGATATCGAACGGATGGAAATCTTATATCGTACAGGCACACCTGATCTTGTTTATTTCCCATACAAAGACAAAGATACAGAAGGCTTGGACAATGTTTACCAATCTACAAAAGTCAGTGAAAAAACAAAAAGCCTTTACATCGTGATCGATCCTGCTCAAACAGTCGATGACGTATATGGCGAATTTTTTGAATAAGAACTCGTTGGTAAAGAGCAATAGTTGAATCAGATTTTTAGGAAGCATTTCGATGCTTCCTTTTTTGTGGATTCATCCTAAATCGCTTGTTTTTAGAAAGAAAGATATTTCGATGTAAACGTTTTTAGTTTAGAATATATGTAGAATAAAATCGTATAAAAGTTCTATTTTAACAAAAGTCTGTTTTATCAGCTGTATTAATGAAATAGGCAGTTTTTAGTGTTGAAATTGCTACACGTTGCCAGATTGTAATTACAGTACATTGAAGGTGAAAAAAGGAGGAGTTACATGTCAGCAGAAACAGCTTTATTTTTCAGTATAGTATTTGGCATAGGAAAGATTATTCTAGGGGTAACATTTTTTATTTTTATGATCAAAACATTGAAAATACTAAAAGAAATTAAAGAAGAACTTGGTAAGAGGTAGTCAAGAGTTAAATAATATTACTGAGCAATTTGAACGGACCTTAGCTAATTTAACAAGTTGAATTGGTTAGAGAAGGAGGAGTTAATGAGAAGTTACTACAAAAATAATATAAAAAAAATCATACTATATGCGTTTGTTTCAGCAATAGCTGCAGCTCTTATGGTGGGAATCGCATTTATTTATCAGGCGTTAACGGAAGCTGCCACATCTAATGACTTTAGGCGGCTTATAAAAGTTGCATTGTTTGCCATTCCATATTTAGTCATTGAAGCCTCTTTTGACTATGTTCCTCGAGCGGCAAGATCTGTTGCTGTTCAAGGGATAATGAATGACATGAGGAATGGTCTTGTAAATCATTTTATGAAACAAGATATTCAAAAATTGGAAAATGAAAAACCAAGTGAGAGATCAAGTAAGTTAGTAAATGACTTACAAGTCATCGAACAAAATTATCTAATACCTTTATTCTCGACATTTTTGAGTTTATTTATCTTCCTGTTCTCCTTAGCAGCTGCATTAACACTACAAAGTTCTTTGACACTGATTATGTTGGCTTTGTCTTTTATCCCTTTTCTAAGTCCGATCATTTCCAAAAATATCTTATCCGATAAGAAAAAACAATCTCAAGAGTTAAAAAAATCGTATTTAAGCAAATTTGAAGAAGTGACTCAAAATCTAGAATTTATACGAATCAGTCATGCAAAAAAGCCTTTCGGAATGAGTCTGAAGAAAAAGAGTCAATCACTTCAAAATAAGACGATCGAATTTGAGAAAGCGGTAGGAAAAACCTATGCTGTTTCTTATGGTTTGGGGAATATTGTTTATTCTGGAACTTGGATCATTGGCGGGATATTCGTTTTTAATGATATGATGACACTCCCAGAATTGATCGCGATGACCACTCTTATGAGTATGATCGCTGGTCCTATTGAAACAATGAATGCATACTATACTGAGATCGTTTCTTCCAAAAAAGTGGTAAATGATTATTTAAATTATCTATCAAAAAATGAAGCGGTGACTGAAAATAAAACGCACCATCAAATTGGAAAGATCCATAGCATTCGACTGGAAAAGGTAATTTATAACCAAGGAAATCATCCTCTTTTTCAAAATATGGATCATCTATTTGAATCCGGAAAAAAATATGCGATCCGCGGTGAAAGCGGAGTTGGTAAAAGTACGCTGCTTAAGTTGCTATTAGAAGTAAAAAGGACGAACAGAGGGAAAATAGTCGTAAACGATAAGTGTTTGAGCAAGATAGATTTGAATAGTTATTATCAAAATATTGCCTATGTACCGCAACATTCCACAGTATTTGAAGGAACGATTGCGGAAAATGTTTCTTTATTTTTACCTGTCAATGAAAATCTAATTGAAGAAAGTATCCATAAAGCAGGACTGAAAAAATGGTTAGAGAAAAAGAGCGACGTTTTGGATGAGAAAATCGGAGAGAACAACTTATCCGGCGGTGAGAGAAAAAGACTAGATATTGCCAGAGGACTGTACAAGGATAGTTCAGTCTTTCTGATGGATGAGCCCACTTCTGGACTTGATGAAACGGCAGAAATCGAAATTGGAAAAGCAATCCATAATTTGACTGATAAATTAGTCATTGTGGTAACACATTCTACCAATCAACAATTTCTAAAGAACTTTGATAAGGTTTTGGAGCTTAAAGAGGGGAAACTAGTAGACAAGACCGCTAGCTATTAATTTTCCAGTGTATTTAACAGCTTGATGAAATGGAACGTAATGATAGCCGCT is part of the Enterococcus mediterraneensis genome and harbors:
- a CDS encoding HU family DNA-binding protein; the encoded protein is MANKAELIEKVAAATDLTKKDATAAVDAVFSTIQDALAKGEKVQLIGFGNFEVRSRAERKGRNPQTGEEIKIPASKVPAFKPGKALKDAVK
- a CDS encoding glycoside hydrolase family 1 protein, with the translated sequence MMQYKFPDGFWWGSAASGPQTEGRVPGDGKGENIFDYWYEKEPEKFFDHVGPNKASQVYTKYKEDVQLMKQTGHNTFRTSIQWSRLIPEGTGEVNPKAVEFYRDYFQELLDNGIEPFINLYHFDMPMSLQNEGGWLNRKTVEAYEKYAETCFELFGDQVKTWFTHNEPIVPVEAGYLYKLHYPEEANMKHAVQVGYHEALASALAVRAYHKSQNGKIGIILNLTPSYPRDIENPGDVKAAKIADLFFNRSFLDSAVKGEFPKELIELLKEADLLPETQEGDLQIIKDNTIDLLGINYYQPRRIKDKETPKAENGPMPEDYFDVYEMPGRKMNPYRGWEIYEKGIYDILINVRDNYGNIPCFISENGMGVENEGRFIQEDGMIHDDYRIEFVAEHLKFVHQAIQEGADCLGYHMWTCMDNWSWTNAYKNRYGFISVDLAEDGKRTIKKSGHWFKQLADTNTLTDKTE
- a CDS encoding polymer-forming cytoskeletal protein encodes the protein MKFVKVVTFAAALLATGGVLSACGADKDTNSSSASSSTAASTEASSTVEVTSTASVSNDASVLEKALSADGNWIVAATADVTFDKDLTVAGEFHDKGDASADIYRKFALYSQDADRNVTAEYTVTVPKIVVESENFNIVHGTVKGDIEVKANGFVLNGAKVEGNITFDKQEYKDSAKLEEDGASVSGDVTVAE
- the rpsN gene encoding 30S ribosomal protein S14, with the protein product MAKKSKIVKAQKQQALIEKYADLRYELKQKGDYEALAKLPKDANPNRLKNRDLIDGRPRGYMRKFGMSRINFRKLAHEGKIPGVTKASW
- a CDS encoding tetratricopeptide repeat protein — translated: MDTTYSQQMLTALANEDLASAQLAFNQALVNDQPEDLTDLGSQLMQLGFLEEAQQIFENLLEKFPENAELQLSLAEIAIENDQIDTAFDYIESVDKNSEFYPEALLLSADLYQVLGIPEVSEAKLNEAAKILPDEPLIQFALAELYFNSDRFSDAATLYQLLLNAGVQELAGVSLEERLGSALSLEGKFEDAVTHLERALKEEVTDDRLFQTAFVYLQLKENQQAINYLQQLRALNPQYQSLYLYLAQALQEEELLEEAQETIEEGIKENPFQVDFYQFASENAYRLHDEDKAEEFLLKALETGEKTDETRLMLSNLYLKAERFEDVITTIEKMENPDDAFAQWNLAHAYNELEDFTEAAVHYEQANLSLHHEPEFMKEYGIFLREEGRLEEALSLLTHYLSHEPGDLEVQSIIDALTER
- a CDS encoding YpiB family protein; its protein translation is MSVDVKEKKDFLNWFVSNVSFSRREVSWILNYLANHESILQNVHFIEGAKATERGLQICDLTCSGEPLSLQIKNQLFHDSDQIFHEIRLNWKEPLYIECLFKNSWDQPLYLSVLEDNPYLRWNDTISDELIEQIETYLEKERVEARIHLLYQQIDAALEAGDKSAFFELSDEVNRELLKLQKPQRNVSKFLEEDTKN
- a CDS encoding YitT family protein gives rise to the protein MNYSKIIKDTLIILLGTFIYAFGLIYFNIPNQLAEGGVTGITLIFRALFGINPALSTLVLNIPIVLLGGKILGRRSFVYTIIGTVALSGWLFFWQHISFAIDIDHDLLIAALLAGLFAGFGSGIIYRVGGTTGGSDVLARILEQKYGISMGRSLLIFDIFVLTASLTYIDLKRMMYTLIFSYVFSRIVDTILDGGYSAKGVLIISDHTDMLTPALMVELQRGVSYIKGEGAYSGTDKNIIYMVVSASEISEVKRIVHEYDERAFVSIINVHEVEGEGFTYMKPRSRLLKRKQPKITE
- a CDS encoding nucleotide pyrophosphohydrolase, whose product is MTEKRSLQSMQKEVDAYIQQFKAGYFSPLAQMARLTEEVGELAREVNHAYGEKAKKSSEASKTVAEELGDVLFVTLIMANSLDIDLTEVFEENMEKFNHRDRYRFERKDGKTEEMEKNQ
- a CDS encoding CCA tRNA nucleotidyltransferase, producing MKLEKLPIEFTKALPVVAQIEAAGFEAYFVGGSVRDVLLGQPIHDVDIATSAFPAEIKQIFPRTIDVGIEHGTVLVLEGEESYEITTFRTESTYQDFRRPDHVEFVRSLEEDLKRRDFTINAFALKEDGEIIDLFGGLVDLKDKILRAVGNPHERFHEDALRMMRGLRFISYLGFQMEQETFDAICENHELLEKISVERIFIEFNKLLLGNYRIEAIKSFVETECYQYCPGLRDKGAELLNFADLPAKKIPSEAQAWALLADQLRLQTTDLRSFLKKWKASNELIAETRAIFQGLQWRKEHPWQPLEIYQLAEYAIKAEELMFYYDRKPDTETVQSMIAALPIHSLKELAINGHDLMETFKMKPGKWLKDVLEQCEKAVILRQIENSKSVLLDYAKSYLEENQ
- a CDS encoding thioesterase family protein; protein product: MKPTKTFTVSPELTAQAVGSGGLDVLATPALVTMIENTCYNYLEELLRAEETSVGIQIDLKHIYPSKIGSKIEVVLQEIKEDEKSISFEFEAFDGEQKIAFGTHRRAVVVSQKFLSKLL